A genomic stretch from Zeimonas sediminis includes:
- a CDS encoding TAXI family TRAP transporter solute-binding subunit, whose protein sequence is MNRKLVAALAACATVALATPALAKDKILIGSTSASSSQYGYFVALSQLINAKVPNVESSVVETGATVDNLRRMDRKQVDLGLVTTNVSYHAYVGEQAFEGKKVDNRLMFVYSPAPQNVVVRADSNVKSLAELAGKRFNPGLKGSATEKTAEAVFKLLGTAPDWVRGSTTDIVNSIKDNRVIGYVKSGAGNKLDGSSLDIATFTPVRVLGLSPEQKKLLQEKMPDIAVVDIPAGAGEGIPAYSTWSFGLAVSVRPDFPEETAYQIAKAVFEDTTVQVGALSSLKGIDIMKLTLEQGTIPLHPGVARYMKEKGVQIPAKLMPK, encoded by the coding sequence ATGAACCGCAAACTCGTCGCGGCCCTCGCCGCCTGCGCCACCGTCGCACTCGCCACCCCGGCCCTGGCCAAGGACAAGATCCTGATCGGCTCCACCTCGGCCTCGTCGAGCCAGTACGGCTACTTCGTGGCGCTGTCGCAGCTGATCAACGCCAAGGTGCCCAACGTGGAGAGCTCGGTCGTCGAGACCGGCGCCACCGTCGACAACCTGCGCCGCATGGACCGCAAGCAGGTCGACCTGGGCCTGGTCACCACCAACGTCAGCTACCACGCCTACGTGGGCGAGCAGGCCTTCGAGGGCAAGAAGGTCGACAACCGGCTGATGTTCGTCTATTCGCCGGCGCCGCAGAACGTGGTGGTGCGCGCCGACAGCAACGTGAAGTCGCTGGCCGAGCTGGCCGGAAAGCGCTTCAACCCGGGCCTGAAGGGCTCGGCCACCGAGAAGACCGCCGAGGCGGTGTTCAAGCTGCTGGGCACGGCGCCCGACTGGGTGCGCGGCTCCACCACCGACATCGTCAACTCGATCAAGGACAACCGGGTGATCGGCTACGTGAAGTCGGGCGCCGGAAACAAGCTCGACGGCTCGTCGCTCGACATCGCCACCTTCACGCCGGTGCGCGTGCTCGGCCTGAGCCCCGAGCAGAAGAAGCTGCTGCAGGAGAAGATGCCCGACATCGCGGTGGTCGACATCCCGGCCGGCGCCGGCGAGGGCATCCCGGCCTACAGCACCTGGAGCTTCGGCCTGGCCGTGTCGGTTCGCCCGGACTTCCCCGAGGAGACCGCCTACCAGATCGCCAAGGCCGTGTTCGAGGACACCACGGTGCAGGTCGGCGCGCTGTCCAGCCTGAAGGGCATCGACATCATGAAGCTCACGCTGGAGCAGGGCACGATCCCGCTGCACCCGGGCGTGGCGCGCTACATGAAGGAAAAGGGCGTGCAGATCCCGGCCAAGCTGATGCCGAAGTAA
- a CDS encoding acyclic terpene utilization AtuA family protein, producing the protein MPGHETVRVGCGAGFSGDRLDAPLPVVRSLIASGGPAAIMFETLGERTLALAQLARLENPELGYEPLLERMLEPILEPCLAHGIRILGNFGQANPRAAALAIRALGERLGCRPMKIAVVTGDDLIASGAISGLEDEQGAPRPLGDVICANAYLGAAPMVEALAAGADVVVAGRVADPSLALAPFAHFHGWSLDDTTLAAAGTAAGHLLECGAQVTGGYYADPGFKDVPHPERIAFPVVAMQADGRFTVGKGDDIGGLVNRHTVTEQLLYEIHDPSAYLTPDVTLDITQIELAEAGPDQVRVEGARGREKPARLKVTVGHEAGWFGEGEISYAGPNALARARLALDVVRKRLPPGIRVRGDLIGVASVFGDDRGDFLAGRADASDAASLLQDVRVRIAISAPDRATAARAPEEVLALYCSGPAGGGGVRSSLRRRISTTSGYIRRELVQPKVEIIE; encoded by the coding sequence GTGCCCGGGCACGAAACGGTGAGGGTGGGCTGCGGCGCCGGCTTTTCCGGCGACCGGCTGGACGCGCCGCTGCCGGTGGTGCGCAGCCTGATCGCCTCGGGCGGCCCGGCGGCGATCATGTTCGAGACGCTCGGCGAGCGCACGCTGGCGCTGGCCCAGCTCGCCCGCCTGGAGAACCCGGAACTCGGCTACGAGCCGCTGCTCGAGCGCATGCTCGAGCCGATCCTCGAGCCCTGCCTGGCCCACGGCATCCGCATCCTCGGCAACTTCGGCCAGGCCAACCCCCGCGCGGCAGCCCTCGCGATCCGCGCGCTCGGCGAGCGGCTAGGCTGCCGCCCGATGAAGATCGCGGTGGTCACCGGCGACGACCTGATCGCCAGCGGCGCGATCTCCGGCCTGGAAGACGAGCAGGGCGCGCCGCGGCCGCTCGGCGACGTGATCTGCGCCAACGCATACCTGGGCGCCGCACCGATGGTCGAGGCGCTCGCGGCCGGGGCCGACGTGGTCGTGGCCGGCCGGGTGGCCGACCCCTCGCTCGCGCTGGCGCCCTTCGCGCACTTCCACGGCTGGTCGCTCGACGACACGACGCTCGCCGCCGCCGGCACCGCGGCCGGCCACCTGCTCGAGTGCGGCGCGCAGGTCACCGGCGGCTATTACGCCGACCCCGGCTTCAAGGACGTGCCGCACCCCGAGCGCATCGCCTTCCCGGTCGTGGCCATGCAGGCCGACGGCCGCTTCACCGTGGGCAAGGGCGACGACATCGGCGGGCTGGTGAACCGGCACACGGTCACCGAGCAGCTGCTCTACGAGATCCACGACCCGTCCGCGTACCTGACGCCCGACGTCACGCTCGACATCACGCAGATCGAGCTGGCCGAGGCCGGCCCCGACCAGGTGCGGGTCGAGGGCGCGCGCGGCCGCGAGAAGCCGGCGCGGCTCAAGGTGACGGTCGGTCACGAGGCCGGCTGGTTCGGCGAGGGCGAGATCTCCTACGCCGGCCCCAACGCGCTGGCGCGCGCCCGGCTCGCGCTAGACGTGGTGCGCAAGCGCCTGCCGCCCGGCATCCGGGTGCGCGGCGACCTGATCGGCGTGGCCAGCGTCTTTGGCGACGACCGCGGCGACTTCCTGGCCGGGCGCGCCGACGCGAGCGACGCCGCCAGCCTTCTGCAGGACGTGCGCGTGCGCATCGCGATCAGCGCGCCCGATCGCGCCACCGCAGCGCGCGCGCCCGAGGAAGTGCTCGCGCTGTACTGCAGCGGGCCGGCCGGCGGCGGCGGCGTGCGCAGCAGCCTGCGCCGGCGCATCTCGACCACCTCGGGCTACATCCGCCGCGAGCTGGTTCAGCCGAAAGTGGAGATCATCGAATGA
- a CDS encoding LysR family transcriptional regulator: MHLSIRQMQAFRTVAEAGSFSEAAERLHLSQPALSAAIRKLEETLGVRLFDRTTRRIALTPEGQELLRLSARLIDEFEAVTGDLSDYLARRRGRVVVAALPSLAAITLPPALARLKAAHPGIDVAIRDTLHDEIQEMVRSGAADFGLTVAPAPGSGLAFRPLIVDRFVLVCPPGHELAGRRQVSWAQVVRYPIVGMAKTSSVRQHIDAACAQAGIELRNEYDAEHLATVGALVREGLGVAALPSLTTPLLRFAGLAEVPIVRPRVERTMGILTRAGRSASVAASALVEMLIGGAFGQGAPAAGARPNPRAAQPRSR; this comes from the coding sequence GTGCACCTGAGCATCCGGCAGATGCAGGCCTTCCGGACGGTGGCCGAGGCCGGCAGCTTCAGCGAGGCGGCCGAGCGGCTGCATCTTTCGCAGCCGGCGCTCAGCGCCGCGATCCGCAAGCTCGAGGAGACGCTCGGCGTGCGGCTGTTCGACCGGACCACCCGGCGGATCGCGCTCACACCCGAGGGGCAGGAGCTGCTGCGCCTGTCCGCGCGGCTGATCGACGAGTTCGAGGCGGTGACCGGCGACCTGAGCGACTACCTGGCCCGCCGGCGCGGCCGGGTCGTGGTGGCCGCCCTGCCCTCGCTGGCCGCGATCACGCTGCCGCCGGCGCTGGCGCGGCTGAAGGCCGCGCACCCCGGCATCGACGTGGCGATCCGGGACACGCTGCACGACGAGATCCAGGAGATGGTGCGCAGCGGCGCCGCCGACTTCGGGCTGACCGTGGCGCCGGCGCCGGGTAGCGGGCTCGCCTTCCGGCCGCTGATCGTGGACCGCTTCGTGCTGGTCTGCCCGCCCGGCCACGAGCTCGCCGGCCGGCGGCAGGTGAGCTGGGCGCAGGTGGTGCGCTACCCGATCGTGGGCATGGCGAAGACCTCGAGCGTGCGCCAGCACATCGATGCCGCCTGCGCGCAGGCCGGCATCGAGCTGCGCAACGAGTACGACGCCGAGCACCTGGCCACCGTGGGCGCGCTGGTGCGCGAAGGCTTGGGCGTGGCGGCCCTGCCCTCGCTGACCACGCCGCTGCTGCGCTTCGCCGGGCTGGCCGAGGTGCCGATCGTGCGGCCGCGGGTGGAGCGCACGATGGGGATCCTGACCCGGGCCGGGCGCAGCGCGTCGGTGGCGGCCAGCGCGCTGGTGGAGATGCTCATCGGGGGGGCTTTCGGCCAGGGCGCGCCCGCCGCTGGCGCTCGGCCGAATCCCCGAGCCGCGCAGCCGCGCTCCCGCTGA
- a CDS encoding BrnT family toxin has product MELAYHPRHSEREPRFHALGMTDEGRGLHIAFTLRGSGTKIRVISARPMHRKERAIYEQASKSQSGS; this is encoded by the coding sequence ATCGAGCTCGCCTATCATCCCCGACACAGCGAGCGCGAACCCAGGTTCCACGCGCTGGGCATGACCGACGAGGGGCGTGGCCTGCACATCGCATTCACTCTGCGCGGCTCTGGAACGAAGATCCGAGTCATCTCGGCGCGACCCATGCACCGCAAGGAACGAGCCATCTATGAACAAGCATCCAAAAGCCAAAGCGGTTCCTGA
- a CDS encoding BrnA antitoxin family protein — MNKHPKAKAVPEFKSEQEERAFWDKHDSSEYLDWSKARNVVLPNLKPTTRTISLRLPQHLLDSIKAAANARDVPYQSLIKIWLQEKVHGN, encoded by the coding sequence ATGAACAAGCATCCAAAAGCCAAAGCGGTTCCTGAATTCAAGTCCGAGCAGGAGGAGCGCGCTTTCTGGGACAAGCACGACTCGTCCGAGTATCTCGACTGGTCGAAGGCACGGAACGTCGTCTTGCCCAACCTCAAGCCTACGACCCGGACGATTTCGCTTCGTCTTCCGCAGCATCTGCTCGACTCGATCAAGGCGGCCGCGAATGCGAGGGACGTTCCCTACCAGTCCCTGATCAAGATCTGGCTGCAAGAGAAAGTGCACGGCAACTGA
- a CDS encoding ABC transporter permease: MLLNTLLLALRSIRRNLLRSFLTILGIVIGVGAVITMVTLGNGATLAVQSQISSLGTNLLMIRPGQRLGPGMGATAAPPFKEADAEAIATQIGGILAVAPEGRAGATVVARGNNWTTTVTGSTNTWLETRNWRLAEGRPFEPEELRAGAAVCIIGDTIRRELFGGGDAIGQMLRVKQFSCRVVGLLASKGQGAMGNDQDDVVLVPLGTLQRRVTGNTNVATLLVSMQDGSDPARVKAGLRQLLRERRKLSSTDDDNFNILDTQQLADTLSGTTQVMTMLLGAVAAVSLLVGGIGIMNIMLVSVTERTREIGLRLAIGALEREVLLQFLIEAVVLAAFGGLVGVVLAAGASVVLARLMDVPFLFDPTVNLVSFLFAAAIGVVFGYFPARRAARMNPIDALRHE; the protein is encoded by the coding sequence ATGCTGCTCAACACGCTGCTGCTCGCGCTGCGCTCGATCCGGCGCAACCTGCTGCGGTCCTTCCTCACGATCCTCGGAATCGTGATCGGCGTGGGCGCGGTCATCACGATGGTCACGCTCGGCAACGGCGCCACGCTTGCCGTGCAGAGCCAGATCTCCAGCCTCGGCACCAACCTGCTGATGATCCGGCCCGGGCAGCGCCTGGGCCCGGGCATGGGCGCCACCGCGGCGCCCCCGTTCAAGGAGGCCGACGCCGAGGCGATCGCCACCCAGATCGGCGGCATCCTGGCGGTCGCGCCGGAGGGGCGCGCGGGAGCGACCGTGGTGGCGCGCGGCAACAACTGGACGACCACGGTCACCGGCAGCACCAACACCTGGCTCGAGACCCGCAACTGGCGGCTCGCCGAGGGCCGGCCCTTCGAGCCCGAGGAGCTGCGCGCCGGCGCGGCGGTCTGCATCATCGGCGACACGATCCGGCGCGAGCTGTTCGGCGGCGGCGACGCCATCGGCCAGATGCTGCGCGTCAAGCAGTTCTCCTGCCGGGTGGTCGGCCTGCTGGCTTCGAAGGGCCAGGGCGCGATGGGCAACGACCAGGACGACGTCGTGCTGGTCCCGCTCGGCACGCTGCAGCGGCGCGTGACCGGCAACACCAACGTGGCCACGCTGCTGGTGTCGATGCAGGACGGCAGCGACCCGGCGCGGGTCAAGGCCGGCCTGCGCCAGCTGCTACGCGAGCGCCGCAAGCTGTCGTCGACCGACGACGACAACTTCAACATCCTCGACACCCAGCAACTGGCCGACACGCTGTCGGGCACCACCCAGGTGATGACGATGCTGCTCGGCGCGGTGGCCGCGGTGAGCCTGCTGGTGGGCGGCATCGGCATCATGAACATCATGCTGGTCAGCGTGACCGAGCGCACTCGCGAGATCGGGCTGCGGCTGGCGATCGGCGCGCTCGAGCGCGAGGTTCTGCTGCAGTTCCTGATCGAGGCGGTGGTGCTCGCCGCCTTCGGCGGGCTGGTCGGCGTGGTGCTGGCGGCGGGCGCGTCGGTGGTGCTGGCCCGGCTGATGGACGTGCCCTTCCTGTTCGACCCGACGGTGAACCTGGTGTCCTTCCTGTTCGCGGCGGCGATCGGCGTGGTCTTCGGCTACTTCCCGGCGCGGCGCGCGGCGCGGATGAACCCGATCGACGCGTTGCGGCACGAGTGA
- a CDS encoding ABC transporter ATP-binding protein has product MIRLRGITKVYGQGATAFQALKGVDLDIEEGDFVAIMGPSGSGKSTAMNLIGCLDTPSAGQYLFKGAHVESLTRDQRARLRRRFFGFVFQGFNLLARTSAQENVELPLLYRGEPARARHAAAARALESVGLKGWEHHTPGELSGGQQQRVAIARAIVTEPAVLLADEPTGNLDTQRGREIMELLWRLNVDRGITVLMVTHEPDMAAWARRIVRFVDGVVSDDTVNPEPAGVVEDAARTAAKAAPVGDASAAAAASGAA; this is encoded by the coding sequence CTGATCCGCCTGCGCGGCATCACCAAGGTCTACGGCCAGGGCGCTACCGCCTTCCAGGCCCTGAAGGGCGTGGACCTCGACATCGAGGAGGGCGACTTCGTCGCGATCATGGGGCCCAGCGGCTCGGGCAAGTCCACCGCGATGAACCTGATCGGCTGCCTCGACACGCCCAGCGCGGGCCAGTACCTGTTCAAGGGCGCGCACGTCGAGTCGCTCACCCGCGACCAGCGCGCGCGCCTGCGCAGGCGTTTCTTCGGTTTCGTGTTCCAGGGCTTCAACCTGCTCGCGCGCACCTCGGCGCAGGAGAACGTCGAGCTGCCGCTGCTCTACCGCGGCGAGCCGGCCCGGGCGCGCCACGCGGCCGCCGCGCGAGCGCTCGAGTCGGTCGGCCTGAAGGGCTGGGAGCACCACACGCCGGGCGAGCTGTCCGGCGGCCAGCAGCAGCGGGTGGCGATCGCCCGCGCGATCGTCACCGAGCCGGCGGTGCTGCTCGCCGACGAGCCCACCGGCAACCTCGACACGCAGCGCGGCCGCGAGATCATGGAGCTGCTGTGGCGGCTCAACGTCGATCGCGGCATCACGGTGCTGATGGTCACGCACGAGCCCGACATGGCCGCCTGGGCCCGGCGCATCGTACGCTTCGTCGACGGCGTGGTGTCGGACGACACGGTCAATCCGGAGCCGGCCGGCGTCGTCGAGGATGCGGCGCGCACCGCGGCGAAGGCGGCCCCGGTCGGCGATGCGTCGGCTGCGGCAGCCGCCTCGGGAGCCGCCTGA